The following coding sequences are from one Biomphalaria glabrata chromosome 8, xgBioGlab47.1, whole genome shotgun sequence window:
- the LOC106062595 gene encoding uncharacterized protein LOC106062595 — protein MAACIPKCPLINTARLKPIRQRVNKVIMTVTDSGHVSLELLGTMNNQPDGPEIAKELFHVSPDGKQIEIYQNAEGVAAIEGCPVSTQPDKVFLYPDLPDKLWRMYQHAYKFVDVIKCKTPKIILMTDMARCLLMENGPCQDFQAIFNDGVTVVFTDSKVTITEANGSVGSFDVTFVSSHVSAITLEKVELAKKCHLQCLEIQESVNKLQAKQELFPLSIGTKTAPFKLASLSHTPQKLSPEFLHNHHPRTLPHTQDQMTRISQNAITAYNPYGLPLTKIQTLSRTDLRSVGISPSERFSPQQCDRLVKPENEKNSSADRQFPIHPFSVPLVTHTQFNWMPTSPENSAIQKEEKTSQDMLEQFSNFSKIKLESKETCYIPARGTNNTTNSQTLTPSNVCDNTENVYYGTCQSSNYVTPKKSSIPPAYNPHFYSVDSIRHQQFHKAATNHSLTLGALVDETELKSVRRNLFLEETTTEPPISPSPMPDCLAHDLPDIPTKPSVELSICEGECIPDLMSNPLDKQGQENEGVNKKEENKILSLPFSNDLTQQNQKIYRERKDQSEKLNSSITSDCLLSQSTIQASAIKVLPAFARSLSTGVHWTNVNSQQAMSMDFSQQITPSDSGLAANAEGCSHNSCMEHSSQNSCASSSCSNSSRNTSWCANIRRTKQEEKLNKSDLGSRGHYLPMSPQKQFLMSDLERCKVDLTRPSHMHNSLDMSISSCYSDSPSSSPSSGCDPIRQVFVPYTGWASFYASGAVWILYNDGTQLGIKSAEATMTYIDQDGNQKRYKNSDVIPEIIKIKLEKLPMVLGLLMKSSPVTSLY, from the exons ATGGCTGCCTGCATACCAAAATGTCCCCTAATAAATACGGCCAGGTTGAAACCTATCAGACAGCGAGTCAACAAAGTCAtt ATGACAGTAACAGACAGTGGCCATGTCTCACTGGAGCTACTTGGTACAATGAACAACCAGCCTGATGGACCAGAGATAGCCAAAGAGTTATTTCATGTTTCACCTGATGGAAAACAG ATTGAGATCTACCAAAATGCAGAAGGTGTGGCAGCTATAGAAGGATGTCCAGTGTCTACACAACCAGACAAAGTATTTCTCTATCCTGACTTGCCAGATAAGCTGTGGAGGATGTACCAACATGCCTACAA attTGTAGATGTTATAAAATGCAAAACACCCAAAATCATTCTAATGACGGACATGGCCAGGTGTTTGTTAATGGAGAATGGACCATGTCAAGACTTTCAGGCCATTTTTAACGATG GTGTCACAGTTGTATTTACTGATTCAAAAGTCACAATAACGGAGGCAAATGGCAGCGTTGGCTCCTTTGATGTCACATTTGTTAGTAGTCATGTCAGTGCCATCACATTAGAGAAAGTGGAATTGGCTAAAAAG TGCCATCTTCAATGTCTGGAGATTCAAGAATCTGTCAACAAACTACAGGCAAAGCAAGAATTATTTCCTCTTAGTATTGGCAC GAAAACTGCACCGTTCAAGTTGGCGTCACTGTCACACACCCCTCAGAAACTTTCACCGGAATTCTTACATAATCACCATCCCAGAACATTACCTCACACACAAGATCAGATGACAAGGATATCCCAGAATGCCATTACAGCTTACAATCCATATGGTCTTCCACTGACGAAAATACAAACCCTGTCAAGAACTGATCTTCGCTCGGTAGGAATATCTCCAAGTGAAAGATTCAGTCCTCAGCAGTGTGATAGATTAGTCAAACCTGAGAATGAAAAGAATAGTTCTGCTGATAGACAATTTCCTATTCATCCATTTAGTGTACCTTTAGTGACTCATACACAGTTTAATTGGATGCCTACATCCCCAGAAAATAGTGccatacaaaaagaagaaaaaacaagtcAAGATATGCTTGAGCAGTTCTCAAATTTCAGTAAAATCAAATTGGAGAGCAAGGAAACATGTTATATACCTGCGCGAGGTACAAATAATACAACGAACAGTCAAACATTAACACCTTCCAATGTCTGTGATAATACTGAGAATGTATACTATGGAACTTGCCAATCTAGTAATTATGTCACACCAAAGAAATCCTCTATACCTCCTGCCTATAATCCCCACTTCTACAGCGTAGACTCAATCAGGCACCAGCAGTTTCATAAAGCCGCAACTAACCATAGTTTGACCCTGGGGGCACTAGTTGATGAGACTGAATTAAAATCTGTTCGAAGGAATTTGTTCCTTGAAGAGACGACGACTGAACCACCAATCTCACCATCGCCCATGCCAGATTGTCTAGCGCATGATTTGCCAGATATTCCTACAAAGCCCTCAGTGGAGCTGTCAATTTGTGAAGGGGAATGCATACCTGACCTCATGTCTAATCCTTTGGATAAACAAGGACAGGAGAATGAAGGGGTCAACAAGAAGGAAGAAAATAAGATATTAAGTCTTCCATTTTCAAATGATTTAACGCAACAAAATCAGAAAATTTATCGAGAGAGAAAAGATCAGAGTGAAAAGCTAAATTCTTCGATTACTTCCGACTGTCTGTTAAGTCAATCAACGATTCAGGCATCAGCAATAAAGGTTTTACCTGCTTTCGCAAGATCACTTTCGACAGGTGTCCATTGGACAAACGTTAATTCACAGCAAGCTATGTCAATGGACTTTTCTCAACAAATTACTCCTTCTGATAGTGGACTTGCAGCAAATGCAGAAGGCTGCAGCCACAATAGTTGTATGGAACACAGCTCTCAGAACAGTTGTGCCAGTAGTAGTTGTAGCAACAGTTCTAGAAACACAAGCTGGTGCGCCAACATTCGAAGAACCAAACAGGAAGAGAAACTAAATAAGTCTGATCTGGGTAGCAGGGGGCATTACCTCCCCATGTCACCTCAGAAACAGTTCCTTATGAGTGACCTTGAAAGGTGCAAGGTCGACCTGACTCGCCCATCTCACATGCACAACTCTCTTGACATGTCAATTTCCAGTTGCTATAGCGACAGTCCAAGTAGCTCACCTTCTTCAGGCTGCGACCCAATACGCCAGGTATTTGTCCCCTATACAGGCTGGGCATCATTCTATGCATCTGGTGCTGTTTGGATTTTATATAATGATGGAACACAACTTGGCATTAAATCTGCAGAAGCAACGATGACCTATATAGATCAGGATGGCAACCAAAAAAG ATACAAGAACTCTGATGTCATCCCAGAgatcattaaaattaaattggagAAACTTCCCATGGTGCTTGGTTTGTTAATGAAGAGCTCTCCAGTCACAAGTTTATATTAG
- the LOC106076936 gene encoding UDP-N-acetylglucosamine--peptide N-acetylglucosaminyltransferase 110 kDa subunit-like, with amino-acid sequence MPMAQLDSTGLAELAHREYQAGDYERSEQHCMQLWHQEPDNTGVLLLLSSIHFQCRRLERSAYFSQLAIKQNPMLAEAYSNLGNVFKERNQLSEALENYRHAVRLKPDFIDGYINLAAALVAAGDMEQAVQAYVTALQYNPDLYCVRSDLGNLLKALGRLDEAKACYLKAIETCPNFAVAWSNLGCVFNAQGEIWLAIHHFEKAVALDPNFLDAYINLGNVLKEARIFDRSVAAYLRALNLSPNHAVVHGNLACVYYEQGLIDLAIDTYKRAIELQPNFPDAYCNLANALKEKGQVKEAEECYNTALRLSPTHADSLNNLANIKREQGNTEEAVKLYLKALEVYPEFAVAHSNLASVLQQQGKLHEALMHYKEAIRISPTFADAYSNMGNTLKEMQDIQGALQCYTRAIQINPAFADAHSNLASIHKDSGNIPEAIASYRTALKLKPDFPDAYCNLAHCLQIVCDWTDYPSRMKRLVQIVNDQLEKNRLPSVHPHHSMLYPLTHSMRKSIAARHASLCLEKINVLHKPPYHHQKERRSTGNRLRIGYVSSDFGNHPTSHLMQSIPGHHDKKRVEIFCYSLSPDDSTTFRQKISQEAEHFIDLSKIPCNGKAADKIHADGIDILVNMNGYTKGARNELFALQPAPVQVMWLGYPGTSGASFMDYIITDPITSPYELASQYSEKLAYMKDTFFIGDHMNMFPHMQNRLVLRVTDASGQPTKSVMYLNALDLETIKTLATAIEEVTYTALHGTTTDLPDGSPATVTSTIIELPQNVVQSFQTMIASNQAQIMVNNIIIQNGLTTNQTNNKSATGEEIPRCVILSSRLQYGLPDEAIVYCNFNQLYKIDPSTLEMWCDILKQVPNSVLWLLRFPAVGETNIHQTAQSYGLSPGRIIFSNVAPKEEHVRRGQVADVCLDTPLCNGHTTGMDVLWAGTPMVTLPAETLASRVASSQLHSLGCPELVANSREEYVSIAVKLGTDPNYLQGMKTKVWQARTSSPLFNTRIYANNLENLFERMWELYEQGLEPDHLIKPWTMMNGSV; translated from the exons ATGCCTATGGCACAGCTAGACTCCACag GGCTAGCAGAACTAGCACATAGAGAATATCAAGCTGGAGACTATGAAAGATCAGAGCAGCACTGCATGCAGCTTTGGCACCAGGAACCGGACAATACAGGGGTTCTTTTACTTCTCAGTTCTATACATTTCCAGTGTCGACGTCTAGAAAG ATCTGCCTATTTTAGTCAGCTGGCTATTAAACAGAACCCTATGTTAGCAGAAGCATATTCCAATCTAGGCAATGTTTTCAAAGAACGCAACCAGTTGTCTGAAGCCTTAGAAAATTACCGCCACGCAGTACGCCTCAAGCCTGACTTCATAGATGGTTATATCAACTTAGCTGCAGCTTTGGTAGCCGCTGGTGATATGGAACAAGCAGTGCAAGCATATGTTACAGCACTACAGTATAATCCA GATTTATATTGTGTGCGAAGTGATTTAGGAAACTTGTTGAAAGCTCTGGGTCGATTGGATGAGGCTAAA GCATGTTACTTAAAGGCCATAGAAACCTGCCCGAATTTTGCAGTTGCTTGGAGTAACTTGGGTTGTGTGTTTAATGCCCAGGGAGAGATCTGGCTGGCCATTCATCACTttgaaaaa GCTGTAGCTTTAGATCCAAACTTTCTTGATGCATACATTAATTTGGGAAATGTTTTGAAAGAAGCTCGGATTTTTGACAG ATCAGTTGCTGCTTACTTGAGAGCACTGAATCTCAGCCCAAATCATGCTGTGGTCCATGGGAACCTCGCTTGTGTCTATTATGAACAAGGTTTGATTGACTTAGCCATTGACACATACAAAAGAGCCATAGAATTGCAGCCCAACTTTCCAGATGCTTATTGTAATCTAGCCAATGCTCTCAAAGAGAAAGGACAG GTCAAAGAAGCTGAAGAGTGCTACAATACAGCACTGCGGCTAAGTCCTACTCATGCTGACTCTTTGAACAATCTCGCCAATATCAAAAGAGAACAAGGCAACACTGAGGAAGCAGTGAAACTCTACCTTAAAGCTCTTGAG GTGTACCCAGAGTTTGCAGTGGCTCATTCCAATTTAGCTAGTGTCTTACAACAGCAAGGCAAACTACATGAAGCACTCATGCATTACAAGGAAGCCATCAG GATCTCACCCACTTTTGCTGATGCTTATTCTAACATGGGTAATACTCTTAAAGAGATGCAGGATATACAAGGGGCTCTTCAGTGTTACACAAGGGCTATTCAGATCAATCCAGCTTTTGCTGATGCCCATAGTAATTTGGCATCTATACACAAG gattccGGCAATATACCAGAAGCAATAGCTTCTTATAGAACCGCTTTGAAATTAAAACCAGACTTTCCTGATGCTTATTGCAATTTAGCTCATTGTCTGCAG ATTGTATGTGATTGGACAGATTACCCTAGTCGTATGAAACGTCTTGTGCAAATAGTTAATGATCAACTTGAAAAGAATCGATTGCCCTCAGTTCACCCACACCATAGTATGTTGTACCCCCTCACACATTCAATGAGAAAGTCAATAGCTGCGCGTCATGCGAGTCTATGCCTGGAGAAGATAAATGTTCTGCACAAACCTCCATACCACCATCAGAAGGAGCGACGGTCTACGGGAAATCGTTTACGTATAGGATATGTTAGCTCTGATTTTGGCAACCACCCTACATCACACCTAATGCAGAGTATCCCTGGACATCATGATAAGAAAAGAGTTGAG ATCTTCTGTTACTCCCTGAGCCCAGATGACAGCACTACTTTCAGACAGAAGATTTCACAGGAAGCTGAACATTTCATTGACTTGTCCAAGAtcccgtgcaatgggaaagctgcAGATAAAATTCATGCTGATGGCATTGACATTCTGGTCAACATGAATGGTTACACTAAGGGAGCTAGAAACGAACTGTTTGCCCTTCAGCCAGCACCAGTTCAG GTGATGTGGCTTGGCTATCCAGGAACATCTGGTGCTTCTTTTATGGACTACATTATTACAGATCCAATAACATCACCATATGAACTAGCCTCCCAGTACTCTGAGAAATTGGCCTACATGAAAGACACATTTTTCATTGGTGACCACATGAACATGTTTCCTCACATGCAGAATCGTCTCGTTTTGAGAGTCACTGATGCTAGTGGTCAGCCAACCAAATCTGTCATGTATCTGAATGCTTTGGATCTAGAAACCATCAAGACATTAGCTACAGCTATTGAA GAAGTGACCTATACTGCACTACATGGAACTACAACTGATCTACCTGATGGCAGTCCGGCTACAGTTACCAGTACTATCATTGAGTTACCTCAAAATGTTGTCCaatcttttcaaacaatgaTAGCATCCAATCAAGCTCAAATAATGGTGAACAACATCATAATTCAGAATGGTCTGACAACAAACCAG ACTAACAACAAATCTGCCACTGGGGAAGAAATTCCAAGATGTGTTATTTTATCATCAAGACTTCAGTATGGTCTGCCTGATGAGGCTATTGTATACTGCAACTTTAATCAACTCTACAAGATTGATCCTAGTACATTGGAAATGTGG TGTGATATACTCAAGCAAGTACCAAACAGTGTTCTGTGGTTGCTTCGCTTCCCAGCTGTTGGTGAAACTAACATTCATCAAACTGCTCAGAGTTATGGTCTCTCTCCTGGTCGAATTATTTTCTCCAATGTGGCACCCAAG GAAGAACATGTTAGGCGTGGTCAAGTAGCAGATGTTTGTTTAGATACACCCCTATGTAATGGGCACACCACTGGCATGGATGTTCTCTGGGCTGGCACACCTATGGTCACTTTACCAG CTGAAACACTGGCTTCTCGAGTGGCTTCAAGCCAGCTCCATTCCCTTGGCTGTCCAGAACTTGTGGCCAATTCAAGAGAGGAATATGTCAGCATAGCTGTCAAACTTGGAACTGATCCAAATTA ttTGCAAGGCATGAAAACCAAAGTGTGGCAAGCTCGTACAAGCAGTCCTCTGTTTAACACAAGAATTTATGCCAACAATTTGGAGAATCTGTTTGAACGCATGTGGGAACTTTATGAACAGGGTCTTGAACCAGACCACCTGATAAAACCCTGGACAATGATGAATGGCTCTGTATAA